The proteins below come from a single Thermodesulfobacteriota bacterium genomic window:
- a CDS encoding Dabb family protein produces MINHVVLLKFKPEVKEADIENLEKLMDNLPNSITEIHSYEFGRDVVRSDRSYDFGLVALFANTEALGRYQVHPDHLVVLEKVKNMCNSVITVDFEGLDLSSLRKKTPESDRIDW; encoded by the coding sequence ATGATCAATCACGTTGTTTTGTTGAAGTTTAAACCGGAAGTCAAAGAAGCCGACATCGAGAATCTTGAAAAACTTATGGACAATCTGCCCAACAGTATTACTGAAATTCATTCATATGAATTCGGCCGGGATGTGGTACGTTCCGACAGGTCCTATGATTTTGGCCTGGTTGCGCTATTTGCCAATACTGAAGCACTCGGTCGGTATCAGGTTCACCCGGATCATTTGGTTGTACTTGAAAAGGTGAAAAATATGTGCAATAGCGTTATTACTGTTGACTTTGAAGGTTTGGATTTAAGTTCGCTGAGAAAAAAAACACCTGAATCGGATCGTATTGACTGGTAA